Proteins encoded in a region of the Vibrio ponticus genome:
- a CDS encoding RNA recognition motif domain-containing protein, which produces MSSNKSIVLIIAIAVLGGIIFSQINISPAISFVIGVVASAFVLKFSNATTIEMSTPLNDPATKTLYVGNLPYKANESHVKELFAKHGEVFAVRLMKDKRTGKRRGFGFVVMAATDAETAIAGLNEKDYMQRTLKVRIANEPKSQEERDELS; this is translated from the coding sequence ATGAGTTCAAATAAATCGATAGTATTGATAATCGCTATAGCGGTGCTCGGCGGTATTATCTTTTCTCAGATAAATATCTCTCCTGCTATTAGCTTTGTTATTGGTGTTGTTGCTTCCGCTTTTGTTCTTAAATTCTCTAACGCAACAACAATTGAAATGAGCACGCCTCTAAATGACCCGGCGACTAAAACCCTCTACGTGGGGAACCTTCCTTATAAGGCGAATGAATCTCACGTTAAGGAGTTATTTGCTAAACATGGTGAAGTGTTTGCCGTTCGTCTTATGAAAGACAAACGCACTGGGAAAAGAAGAGGATTTGGTTTTGTAGTAATGGCAGCCACTGATGCAGAGACCGCCATCGCAGGACTAAACGAGAAAGACTACATGCAACGGACTTTAAAAGTTCGCATTGCGAATGAGCCTAAATCTCAAGAGGAAAGGGACGAACTGAGCTAA
- the murI gene encoding glutamate racemase, with translation MTQQQPKVLIFDSGVGGLSVYKEIVARLPQLDYYYLFDNAAYPYGELERQTLIERVELLVSAMVEQHSIDLVVIACNTASTIVLPKLRAILSIPVVGVVPAIKPASNLANKAVGLIATPATVQREYTHDLIRDFSQNKPVEMLGLTRLVDIAEEKLRGTPVCHDEMTTLLAPLIGKIDVAVLGCTHFPLIKEEIQQVLTAQVLLVDSGEAIARRVQELLSVESSMEKQGKKEIYSSATPRQEDALNSALMKLGFSSVRPFPLEI, from the coding sequence GTGACTCAGCAGCAACCCAAAGTACTCATTTTTGACTCAGGTGTCGGTGGTTTATCTGTATATAAAGAGATAGTTGCCCGCTTGCCGCAACTTGATTACTACTATTTGTTTGATAATGCTGCTTACCCATATGGGGAGTTAGAGCGCCAAACTCTGATTGAACGAGTCGAGTTACTGGTTTCTGCGATGGTCGAACAGCACAGCATTGATCTTGTCGTGATCGCGTGTAATACCGCCAGCACCATCGTATTACCCAAACTTCGTGCAATTCTTTCCATTCCAGTTGTGGGGGTAGTGCCGGCAATTAAACCTGCCTCTAATCTCGCTAATAAAGCGGTGGGGCTAATTGCTACACCTGCGACAGTGCAGCGTGAGTACACCCATGATCTGATCCGAGACTTTTCGCAGAATAAACCGGTAGAGATGCTTGGTTTAACTCGATTAGTCGATATTGCTGAAGAGAAGTTAAGAGGAACTCCGGTTTGTCATGACGAAATGACGACACTGCTTGCACCACTGATCGGCAAGATAGACGTTGCCGTCTTAGGCTGCACCCATTTTCCGCTAATAAAAGAAGAAATTCAGCAGGTACTAACAGCGCAAGTATTGCTGGTGGATTCAGGGGAGGCGATAGCAAGGCGGGTACAAGAGTTACTGTCAGTAGAGTCGAGTATGGAGAAACAAGGAAAGAAAGAGATTTATTCCAGCGCAACTCCTAGGCAAGAAGATGCGCTGAATAGTGCATTAATGAAGTTAGGGTTTAGCTCAGTTCGTCCCTTTCCTCTTGAGATTTAG
- a CDS encoding Dph6-related ATP pyrophosphatase yields the protein MKMKKNVIVSWSSGKDSTLTLERLMDSDQYHVVGLFTTYLEDEVPFQATPIEVVEMQADLLGIPLVKIALPEVFPSNEVYQSLVVQGLRGAKLGFSCVAFGDMFCNGIADYRRSYIEPAGWECVFPLLGQEPKMLADEIIARGIQTMLVTADSSRISRELCGRWYDQTLLAELPSDVDPCGENGEFHTLVTETASFNGVLALQLNQVEHGERFSHQRYTAKILRKVNPRV from the coding sequence ATAAAAATGAAGAAAAACGTCATCGTTAGTTGGTCTTCCGGTAAAGACTCAACCCTTACCTTAGAACGCTTAATGGACAGCGACCAATATCATGTTGTTGGTCTATTCACCACTTACCTAGAAGACGAAGTTCCCTTCCAAGCGACACCGATCGAAGTGGTAGAGATGCAAGCAGACTTGCTTGGAATACCGCTAGTGAAAATTGCATTGCCGGAAGTCTTTCCGAGTAATGAGGTTTATCAATCTCTAGTCGTCCAAGGTTTAAGAGGCGCAAAGCTTGGGTTTAGTTGTGTGGCATTTGGTGACATGTTTTGTAATGGCATCGCCGACTATCGTCGTAGCTATATCGAACCAGCGGGGTGGGAGTGCGTCTTCCCACTGCTTGGCCAAGAACCAAAAATGTTAGCGGATGAGATAATTGCAAGAGGTATCCAAACGATGCTGGTTACGGCAGACAGCTCGCGAATCTCAAGAGAGTTGTGCGGTCGTTGGTACGATCAAACTCTACTGGCTGAATTACCAAGCGATGTGGACCCTTGCGGCGAAAATGGTGAGTTCCATACATTAGTCACTGAAACGGCGAGCTTCAATGGTGTGTTGGCGCTGCAACTAAATCAGGTAGAGCATGGAGAGCGTTTCTCTCACCAAAGATATACCGCCAAGATATTGCGAAAAGTAAATCCGAGGGTATGA
- a CDS encoding TonB-dependent receptor domain-containing protein: MNRSILAVTVGSLLSYAPYSLAETADETVVVTANRFEQPIKDITASITVIDKQEIEDIQAKSIVDILKRVPGIEITQNGGRGQNASIYMRGYNSDQVLVLVDGVRIQGASGGVSFNYIPVNLIEQVEVIRGASSALYGSDAIAGVINIITKSTVAKNGAQASIGAGSDSQREGNFVAEKVFENEGSLKFAGGYESTDGFDIIESGTGMDFGYENQNLYAAYSNNLTGNFFGNLSVMWIDSLSQYNQGGKYYNSTKNLSITGDIEYRGENLSSVFRLNQQAIESIEYSQAQGPDNAGTVRDIDLTTVQFFNLYDLNESVNFGAGADWRREELSKDSMGWGLDSLAGDHRDTMGAYLSSDATFGGVQLTGAVRHDKHDEYDSYNTWSLGGAYHFNENHQVRVNIGTSFKAPSYADLSNNPDLEAEEGLNREVGYLGEYELFSLELSVYDNDVDNLIIWYEGSPWYPLNVDAELKGVEVIVGFDTAMLSHTLIAEFKDHQDSSGTKLAKRADENFKWLVDSSYGDFDFNVTYTYTGERLGSPKESYDPENIMSSLSLWDVSVGYWISPELVVRGRVDNLMDKEYQTSPGYNAPERRFFVNATMQF; encoded by the coding sequence ATGAACCGTTCTATTCTAGCTGTGACTGTTGGGTCACTGCTTTCTTACGCCCCTTATTCTCTAGCCGAAACAGCCGATGAAACGGTTGTGGTCACGGCGAACCGTTTTGAGCAGCCGATTAAAGATATAACAGCATCGATAACAGTAATCGATAAGCAAGAAATTGAAGATATTCAAGCAAAATCTATCGTTGATATATTAAAACGAGTTCCAGGTATTGAAATAACACAAAACGGTGGTCGAGGTCAGAATGCTTCAATTTATATGCGTGGCTATAACAGCGACCAAGTACTAGTTCTTGTCGATGGCGTTAGAATACAGGGTGCATCTGGTGGTGTCTCTTTTAATTACATACCTGTTAATCTGATCGAACAAGTAGAGGTTATCCGCGGTGCTAGTTCTGCTTTGTATGGTTCAGATGCTATTGCTGGTGTAATTAATATCATCACAAAATCTACAGTTGCAAAGAATGGAGCGCAAGCTTCTATTGGAGCAGGTAGTGACAGCCAAAGAGAAGGAAACTTCGTTGCTGAAAAAGTTTTTGAGAACGAAGGTAGCTTGAAGTTCGCTGGTGGTTATGAGTCTACAGATGGCTTTGATATCATTGAATCAGGTACAGGAATGGATTTTGGTTATGAAAACCAAAACCTATATGCAGCGTATTCAAACAACCTTACAGGAAACTTTTTTGGCAATTTATCTGTAATGTGGATTGATAGCTTGTCCCAATATAATCAAGGTGGCAAGTACTACAATTCAACAAAGAATCTAAGCATTACCGGAGATATAGAGTATCGAGGTGAAAACCTTAGTTCAGTTTTTCGTCTAAATCAGCAAGCGATAGAATCTATTGAGTACTCGCAGGCTCAAGGGCCTGATAATGCGGGTACTGTGCGGGATATCGACTTGACGACAGTCCAGTTTTTTAATCTCTACGATTTAAACGAGAGCGTTAATTTTGGCGCTGGTGCTGACTGGCGAAGAGAAGAGCTTTCGAAAGACTCTATGGGTTGGGGGCTTGATAGCTTGGCTGGTGATCATAGAGATACGATGGGGGCGTACTTGTCTTCAGATGCGACGTTTGGTGGCGTGCAGTTAACTGGCGCAGTACGACACGATAAGCATGATGAATATGATAGCTACAATACATGGTCACTGGGTGGTGCATATCATTTTAATGAAAATCATCAAGTAAGAGTAAATATTGGCACTTCATTTAAAGCTCCAAGCTATGCTGACCTATCGAATAATCCAGATCTTGAGGCTGAAGAAGGGCTAAATAGAGAAGTTGGTTACCTTGGCGAATATGAGCTCTTTAGTTTAGAGTTATCAGTATACGACAACGATGTTGATAATCTGATTATTTGGTATGAAGGCTCACCATGGTATCCACTAAATGTGGATGCAGAATTAAAAGGTGTAGAGGTTATTGTTGGGTTTGATACAGCAATGTTAAGCCATACACTAATCGCAGAGTTCAAGGATCATCAAGACTCTAGTGGTACCAAATTAGCGAAGAGAGCAGATGAAAACTTTAAATGGTTGGTTGATAGCTCTTATGGTGATTTTGATTTCAACGTTACTTATACCTACACAGGAGAGCGTCTTGGTAGCCCGAAGGAAAGCTATGACCCAGAAAACATTATGTCTTCACTGAGTCTGTGGGATGTTTCTGTTGGTTACTGGATTAGTCCAGAGCTCGTGGTTAGAGGTCGAGTGGACAATTTAATGGATAAAGAATACCAAACGTCTCCTGGGTACAATGCTCCAGAAAGACGATTTTTTGTTAATGCAACAATGCAATTCTAA
- the trmA gene encoding tRNA (uridine(54)-C5)-methyltransferase TrmA, with product MASLDVNPQHYQQQLAEKVERLNEMFAQYNVPELEVFESPEQHYRMRAEFRVWHEGEDMYYIMFNQETREKYRVDQFPAASRLINDLMPLLMEAMKDNESLRRKLFQVDFLSTLSGEVLVSLLYHRQLDDAWITEAKALKQRLNDEGFNLNLIGRARKMKIVLDQDFVVEKLDVNGKPYIYQQVENSFTQPNAKVATKMLEWAVDCTQDSEGDLLELYCGNGNFSLALAQNFNRVLATELAKPSVESAQYNIAANKIDNVQIIRLSAEEFTQAIEGQREFRRLKDAGIDLNSYNCNTIFVDPPRSGMDIDTCKMVQGYERVLYISCNPETLKENLDVLSETHKVTRFALFDQFPYTHHMEAGVMLERK from the coding sequence ATGGCGAGTCTTGATGTAAATCCACAGCACTATCAGCAACAATTGGCTGAGAAAGTTGAACGTCTCAATGAGATGTTTGCTCAATACAATGTGCCAGAGTTAGAAGTGTTTGAATCACCAGAGCAGCACTACCGTATGCGTGCAGAGTTTCGCGTGTGGCACGAAGGTGAAGACATGTACTACATCATGTTTAACCAAGAAACTCGTGAAAAATACCGTGTTGATCAGTTCCCTGCCGCAAGCCGCCTAATCAATGATTTGATGCCATTACTAATGGAAGCAATGAAAGATAACGAGTCACTGCGTCGTAAGCTATTCCAAGTTGACTTCCTATCGACACTGAGCGGCGAAGTTCTGGTTTCTCTGCTTTACCATCGTCAACTGGATGATGCGTGGATTACTGAAGCAAAAGCACTCAAACAACGCCTAAACGATGAAGGTTTCAACCTAAACCTGATCGGTCGTGCGCGTAAAATGAAGATCGTTCTCGACCAGGACTTCGTAGTAGAGAAGCTGGATGTTAATGGTAAGCCGTATATCTACCAACAAGTTGAGAACAGCTTTACCCAACCTAACGCTAAAGTCGCCACCAAAATGCTAGAGTGGGCGGTCGACTGTACGCAAGACAGCGAAGGTGACTTACTTGAACTTTACTGTGGTAACGGCAACTTCTCTTTGGCGTTGGCGCAAAACTTTAACCGCGTACTGGCGACAGAACTAGCGAAACCATCGGTTGAGTCTGCGCAGTACAACATCGCGGCTAACAAGATCGATAACGTACAAATTATTCGTCTGTCTGCGGAGGAGTTTACCCAAGCGATTGAAGGTCAACGTGAGTTCCGTCGTTTGAAAGATGCGGGTATCGATTTAAACAGCTACAACTGCAACACCATCTTTGTTGATCCACCGCGTTCGGGTATGGATATTGATACGTGTAAGATGGTGCAAGGTTACGAGCGCGTGCTTTACATCTCTTGTAATCCAGAGACATTGAAAGAGAACTTAGATGTGCTAAGTGAAACGCATAAAGTAACCCGTTTCGCTCTGTTCGATCAGTTCCCATATACCCACCATATGGAAGCGGGTGTGATGCTTGAACGTAAGTAA
- a CDS encoding YijD family membrane protein: MSNENNPINHGSEKKTLVLALIAGMCGDSLLSWLTMSEVSFSIFPIIALVLAVQALYKEYLTNPVSEDIPLVGLACFFVGAFGHSAFLKAQYPEAGSNFFAIMVSMLLMLWIGKKLGYMSKKEEKVAE; this comes from the coding sequence ATGTCTAATGAAAATAATCCAATTAATCATGGTTCGGAAAAGAAAACACTGGTTCTTGCTCTAATTGCAGGTATGTGTGGTGACTCATTGCTTTCATGGCTAACAATGAGTGAGGTTAGTTTCTCAATTTTCCCAATCATTGCGCTGGTATTGGCTGTTCAAGCGCTATACAAAGAGTATCTAACTAACCCAGTTTCTGAGGACATCCCTCTAGTAGGACTGGCGTGTTTCTTTGTCGGTGCATTTGGACACTCGGCTTTCTTAAAAGCTCAATACCCAGAAGCAGGCTCTAACTTCTTTGCCATTATGGTATCAATGTTACTGATGCTATGGATTGGTAAGAAACTTGGCTATATGTCTAAGAAAGAAGAAAAAGTCGCTGAATAA
- the fabR gene encoding HTH-type transcriptional repressor FabR → MKTMGIRAQQKEKTRRSLIDAAFNQLSADRSFSNLSLREVAREAGIAPTSFYRHFKDMDELGLTMVDEGGLLLRQLMRQARQRIVKEGSVIRTSVETFMEFIESSPNVFRLLLRERSGTSFAFRTAVAREIQHFAAELTEFLISTGMSRDEAFTQAEASVTLVFSSGAEALDLDRREREILAERLIMQLRMIAKGAYWYRKERERNRLKGGID, encoded by the coding sequence ATGAAAACCATGGGAATTCGCGCGCAGCAGAAAGAGAAAACGCGTCGTTCATTAATTGATGCCGCATTCAATCAGTTGAGTGCAGACCGAAGCTTCTCAAATTTAAGTCTTCGGGAAGTCGCGCGTGAAGCGGGAATTGCTCCTACCTCATTTTATCGTCACTTTAAGGATATGGATGAGCTAGGATTAACCATGGTCGATGAAGGTGGCTTGTTGCTGCGTCAATTGATGCGTCAAGCTCGTCAACGGATTGTCAAAGAGGGCAGTGTCATTCGTACCTCTGTGGAAACCTTTATGGAATTCATCGAGAGTAGCCCTAACGTTTTTCGTTTATTACTACGAGAACGCTCAGGAACCTCTTTTGCTTTCCGAACCGCTGTAGCGCGAGAAATTCAGCATTTTGCGGCTGAATTAACCGAATTTTTGATCAGTACAGGAATGAGCCGCGACGAAGCCTTCACCCAAGCAGAAGCGTCAGTCACATTAGTATTCAGTTCAGGCGCGGAAGCTCTAGATCTCGATCGACGTGAGCGTGAAATTTTAGCTGAACGTTTGATCATGCAGTTGCGAATGATAGCCAAAGGGGCTTATTGGTATCGCAAAGAACGTGAACGTAACCGACTAAAAGGCGGGATAGATTAA
- the sthA gene encoding Si-specific NAD(P)(+) transhydrogenase: MAVSNHFDVIVIGSGPGGEGAAMGLTKAGLNVAIIEKESSVGGGCTHWGTIPSKALRHAVSRIIEFNNNPLFCKNNTSLHSTFSNILNHAKTVIDKQTRLRQGFYDRNECTLLFGAARFTDSHTVAVMQSDGSEEVYTADKFVIATGSRPYRPENVDFNHERIYDSDSILSLKHDPRHIIIYGAGVIGCEYASIFRGLGVKTDLINTRDRLLSFLDNEVSDALSYHFWNSGVVIRNDETYEQIEGTEDGVIVHLQSGKKMKADCILYANGRTGNTEKLNLAALGLAADSRGQLKVNSNYQTEVEHVFAVGDVIGYPSLASAAYDQGRFVAQAITKGQAENHLIDDIPTGIYTIPEISSVGKTEQELTAAKVPYEVGRSSFKHLARAQIAGKDIGSLKILFHRETKEILGIHCFGERAAEIIHIGQAIMEQKGEANTIEYFVNTTFNYPTMAEAYRVAALNGLNRLF, from the coding sequence ATGGCCGTAAGCAATCATTTTGATGTCATTGTAATAGGGAGCGGACCTGGCGGCGAAGGAGCCGCAATGGGGCTGACTAAAGCCGGTCTTAACGTCGCAATCATAGAAAAAGAGAGCAGTGTTGGGGGCGGTTGTACACACTGGGGAACCATTCCTTCAAAAGCACTTCGTCATGCTGTCAGTCGTATCATTGAATTTAACAACAACCCATTATTTTGCAAAAATAACACCAGCTTACACTCCACCTTCTCCAATATCCTCAACCACGCCAAAACTGTCATTGATAAACAGACTCGTCTTCGCCAAGGCTTCTACGACCGTAACGAATGTACACTCCTATTTGGCGCAGCCCGCTTCACCGACAGTCATACGGTTGCGGTCATGCAGAGTGATGGTAGCGAAGAGGTATACACTGCCGATAAATTCGTGATTGCAACTGGCTCTCGCCCGTATCGCCCAGAAAATGTCGACTTTAACCATGAACGCATCTACGACAGTGATTCCATTCTCAGCCTTAAACACGACCCTCGCCATATCATTATTTATGGCGCGGGCGTAATTGGCTGTGAGTATGCCTCTATCTTTCGTGGACTTGGGGTTAAAACCGATCTAATCAATACACGAGATCGCCTACTGAGCTTCTTAGATAATGAAGTCTCTGATGCCCTTTCTTATCACTTTTGGAATAGTGGCGTGGTGATTCGTAATGACGAAACTTACGAACAAATTGAAGGGACCGAAGATGGCGTGATTGTCCATCTACAATCCGGTAAGAAGATGAAGGCGGACTGTATCCTATACGCCAATGGCCGCACAGGTAATACAGAAAAACTCAATCTTGCCGCACTAGGACTTGCCGCCGACTCTCGCGGTCAGTTAAAGGTTAACAGCAATTATCAAACTGAAGTCGAACATGTGTTTGCTGTGGGTGATGTGATTGGTTACCCAAGTTTAGCAAGTGCCGCTTATGACCAAGGTCGATTCGTCGCCCAAGCGATCACTAAAGGGCAAGCGGAAAACCACCTTATTGACGATATTCCAACCGGGATCTACACCATTCCTGAAATCAGCTCAGTGGGTAAAACCGAGCAAGAACTGACTGCCGCTAAAGTACCTTATGAAGTAGGTCGATCGTCTTTCAAACACCTTGCTCGTGCACAAATTGCGGGTAAAGATATTGGTAGCTTAAAGATTCTCTTCCATCGCGAGACGAAAGAAATCCTAGGCATCCATTGTTTTGGTGAGCGTGCTGCGGAAATCATCCATATCGGGCAAGCCATTATGGAGCAAAAAGGCGAAGCGAATACCATTGAGTATTTCGTCAATACCACATTCAACTATCCGACGATGGCTGAAGCTTATCGCGTAGCCGCACTAAATGGCTTAAATCGACTGTTTTAA
- the dinF gene encoding MATE family efflux transporter DinF, with protein MHKQVLSLAIPMVLSNVTVPLLGLVDAAVIGHLEHAWYLGGVALGGMVISVTFWLLGFLRMSTTGLAAQACGASERHQLGLVFVQGLMMALGFACCILALHPWLSDFIFNYSDASAEVKHYAEQYFTVRIWSAPAALANFVLLGWLLGTQNAKAPMWMVIITNLTNILLDILFVIGFGWKVEGAALASVIADYSGASFGLLCVAHTWRKQQLPAFFSLLKETSNGIMRFVKLNRDIFLRSLCLQATFTFMTFQGASFGDEIVAANAVLMSFLMLISYGMDGFAYAMEAMVGKAIGAKDRQQLSQSLVGTFFWSFIICTTLTVIFAAAGSGLINLITDIDSVHDTALNYLPWLVAMPLVSMWCFLLDGIFIGATKGREMRNGMFVATSCFFAMFYLFSDLENHALWLAMLSFMAMRGITLAIVLAYQWQKDRFLA; from the coding sequence TTTAGGCGGTGTCGCGTTAGGTGGCATGGTGATCAGTGTGACTTTCTGGCTACTCGGCTTTTTACGCATGTCGACGACAGGGTTAGCCGCTCAAGCATGCGGTGCCAGTGAACGTCATCAACTTGGTCTTGTTTTTGTCCAAGGTCTAATGATGGCGTTGGGTTTTGCTTGCTGTATCTTAGCGTTACACCCTTGGCTCAGCGATTTTATCTTCAATTACAGTGATGCCAGTGCGGAAGTGAAGCACTATGCTGAGCAATACTTCACTGTGCGTATTTGGAGTGCGCCTGCTGCATTGGCAAACTTTGTACTATTGGGTTGGTTGCTTGGTACGCAGAATGCCAAAGCACCGATGTGGATGGTGATCATTACTAACCTAACCAATATCCTGCTCGATATCCTATTTGTTATTGGCTTTGGTTGGAAGGTGGAAGGAGCGGCGCTCGCTTCGGTTATTGCGGATTATTCCGGAGCAAGTTTTGGTCTTTTATGCGTCGCCCACACGTGGAGAAAGCAGCAACTGCCGGCGTTTTTCTCACTGTTGAAAGAGACCTCTAATGGCATTATGCGTTTTGTGAAGCTTAATCGAGATATCTTTTTGCGTTCCTTATGCTTACAGGCGACATTTACCTTTATGACTTTTCAGGGGGCGAGCTTCGGTGATGAAATCGTTGCCGCTAATGCTGTTTTGATGAGTTTTCTGATGTTGATTTCCTATGGCATGGATGGGTTTGCCTATGCAATGGAGGCGATGGTTGGTAAGGCGATTGGCGCAAAAGATCGACAACAGCTATCTCAGTCATTAGTAGGGACGTTTTTCTGGAGCTTCATTATCTGTACCACATTGACAGTCATTTTTGCTGCGGCAGGATCAGGGTTGATCAATTTGATCACGGATATTGATTCGGTTCATGATACCGCTTTGAATTATTTGCCTTGGTTGGTGGCAATGCCGCTTGTCTCCATGTGGTGCTTTCTATTGGATGGCATTTTTATTGGCGCGACGAAAGGGCGAGAGATGCGAAACGGTATGTTTGTTGCCACAAGCTGCTTCTTTGCGATGTTTTACTTGTTCTCTGATCTTGAGAATCACGCATTATGGCTGGCGATGCTCAGTTTTATGGCGATGAGAGGTATTACTTTAGCGATAGTATTGGCTTACCAGTGGCAGAAAGACCGTTTTCTTGCGTAA